In the genome of Helicobacter sp. 11S03491-1, one region contains:
- a CDS encoding iron-sulfur cluster assembly scaffold protein translates to MAKNDLIGGALWDAYSKKVSERMDNPTHLGVLTQEDAKTKNAKLIIADYGAEACGDAVRLYWLVDDNDVIIDARFKSFGCGTAIASSDMMIELCLGKKVQEAVKITNLDVEHALRDDPDTPAVPGQKMHCSVMAYDVIKKAAGIYLGKDIQDFEDEIIVCECARVSLSTIKEVIRLNDLKSVEEITNYTKAGAFCKSCVRPGGHEKREHYLVDILKDVRTEMEAEKLKENAQKSASGELSFKDMTMVQKVKAVDKTIDETVRPMLMMDGGNMEIIDIKDTGDGHIDIYIRYMGACNGCSSAATGTLFAIESVLQQNLDENIRVMPI, encoded by the coding sequence ATGGCAAAAAATGACTTGATAGGCGGTGCCTTATGGGATGCGTATTCAAAAAAAGTTAGTGAAAGGATGGATAATCCCACTCATTTGGGTGTCTTGACACAAGAAGATGCAAAAACAAAAAATGCTAAGTTAATCATAGCAGATTATGGGGCTGAGGCTTGTGGAGATGCAGTGAGGTTATATTGGCTGGTAGATGACAATGATGTTATTATTGATGCAAGGTTTAAAAGTTTTGGTTGTGGCACAGCTATTGCAAGTTCGGATATGATGATTGAACTTTGTTTGGGCAAAAAAGTCCAAGAAGCTGTAAAAATCACTAATCTTGATGTTGAGCATGCTTTGAGAGATGATCCTGATACTCCTGCAGTCCCCGGACAAAAAATGCACTGTTCAGTGATGGCATATGATGTTATCAAAAAAGCTGCAGGGATTTATTTGGGCAAGGATATTCAAGATTTTGAAGATGAAATTATCGTGTGTGAATGCGCTCGAGTGAGTTTGAGTACAATTAAAGAAGTCATTCGATTAAACGATCTTAAAAGTGTAGAAGAAATTACAAATTATACAAAAGCAGGCGCTTTTTGCAAAAGCTGTGTGAGACCCGGTGGGCATGAGAAAAGAGAACATTATCTTGTGGATATTTTAAAAGATGTGAGGACAGAAATGGAAGCTGAAAAACTTAAAGAAAATGCTCAAAAATCAGCAAGTGGCGAGTTATCTTTTAAAGATATGACAATGGTGCAAAAGGTTAAAGCCGTGGATAAGACTATTGATGAGACAGTCAGACCTATGCTCATGATGGATGGGGGCAATATGGAGATTATTGACATCAAAGATACCGGTGATGGGCATATTGATATTTATATTCGCTATATGGGAGCATGCAACGGGTGTTCCAGTGCTGCTACAGGGACTTTGTTTGCAATAGAAAGTGTTTTGCAACAAAATCTGGACGAAAATATTCGTGTAATGCCTATTTAA
- a CDS encoding NifS family cysteine desulfurase, with protein MQKRIYLDNNATTMVDPKVKDLMDPYFCKYYGNPNSLHKFGTEIHPAISDALNKLYEGIHARNEDDIIITSCATESNNWVLKGVYFDKIYTGQKNHIITTEVEHPAVGATCRFLESLGVKVTYLPINKDGTISAKQVQEAITPQTALVSIMWANNETGLIFPIEEIGAICKQAGVLFHTDAVQAIGKIPVDVVQANVDFLSFSAHKFHGPKGIGALYIRSGLELTPLLHGGEHMRGRRSGTLNVPYIIGMGEAMRLAVEALSYEQNVVSKLRDRLEDALLKIDDVFVIGDRKHRVPNTTLVSVRGIEGEAMLWDLNKAGIAASTGSACASEDLEANPVMVAIGADKELAHTAIRISLSRFNTQEEIDYAVEVFYKAIQRLRNISSSYGA; from the coding sequence CAAAAGCGAATATACTTAGATAATAATGCAACAACTATGGTAGATCCTAAAGTAAAGGATTTAATGGATCCTTATTTTTGTAAATACTATGGAAATCCCAACTCATTACATAAATTTGGAACAGAAATTCATCCTGCAATTAGTGATGCCTTGAATAAGCTTTATGAAGGAATTCATGCACGCAATGAAGATGATATTATCATTACAAGTTGTGCGACTGAGAGCAATAATTGGGTTTTAAAAGGTGTGTATTTTGATAAAATTTACACAGGTCAAAAAAATCATATCATCACTACAGAAGTGGAGCATCCGGCAGTAGGTGCTACTTGTAGATTTTTAGAAAGTTTGGGGGTTAAGGTTACTTATCTCCCTATTAATAAAGATGGTACAATTTCAGCTAAACAAGTCCAAGAAGCCATCACTCCACAAACGGCTTTAGTAAGCATTATGTGGGCAAACAATGAAACCGGATTAATATTTCCTATTGAAGAAATTGGAGCTATTTGCAAACAAGCAGGGGTGTTATTCCATACAGATGCCGTTCAAGCAATTGGTAAAATTCCTGTAGATGTAGTTCAGGCAAATGTAGATTTTCTTTCTTTTTCTGCACATAAGTTTCATGGTCCTAAAGGAATTGGCGCTTTGTATATCCGATCAGGGCTTGAGCTAACTCCTTTATTGCATGGTGGCGAACACATGCGCGGCAGGCGGAGTGGGACTTTAAACGTGCCTTATATTATTGGTATGGGCGAGGCGATGAGATTGGCTGTAGAGGCTCTCTCTTATGAACAAAATGTGGTAAGTAAATTACGCGATAGACTTGAAGATGCTTTGCTCAAAATTGATGATGTCTTTGTTATTGGCGATCGCAAACATCGTGTTCCCAACACTACGCTTGTAAGTGTAAGAGGGATTGAAGGTGAAGCCATGCTGTGGGATTTGAATAAAGCAGGGATCGCAGCTTCTACAGGTAGCGCTTGTGCAAGTGAGGATTTGGAGGCAAATCCGGTAATGGTTGCTATTGGGGCAGATAAAGAATTAGCCCATACAGCCATTAGAATATCTCTTAGTCGGTTTAATACTCAAGAAGAGATTGACTATGCGGTGGAAGTATTTTACAAAGCGATTCAAAGATTAAGAAACATTTCCAGCTCTTATGGGGCTTAA